The following proteins are encoded in a genomic region of Vicinamibacterales bacterium:
- the radA gene encoding DNA repair protein RadA: MSKALKPVFVCQECGSQSAKWLGRCPDCDAWNSFVEERPVEPAAGGAGAGGHRYSLPGGTGGARKYADIETSDAARLTVGIDEFDRVLGGGIVPGSLVLLGGEPGIGKSTLLLQAAANVARMHGPVLYASGEESEHQVKSRGERLGVGDAPLYLLAETCVERILEEIGRVRPRLLVVDSIQTVFSLKFQSAPGSIGQVREAATQFLFTAKGHDLPTFLVGHVTKDGALAGPKVLEHVVDTVLYFEGERHHAHRVVRAIKNRFGAVSELGVFEMTGGGLRPVPNPSELFLAERPTATPGSAVLCCVEGSRPLLVEVQALVSTATYGTARRMTVGIDSGRVALLLAVLEKRAGLVLVGEDVYVNIAGGMSVEEPAADLAVLAALASSVRNRPIAQRTAVFGEVGLGGEVRGVPQAPLRLREARQLGFSRVILPAANLDGESQADADESGIALVGVRHVGEALDLLLG; encoded by the coding sequence ATGAGCAAGGCGCTCAAGCCCGTGTTCGTGTGCCAGGAATGCGGCAGCCAGTCGGCGAAGTGGCTCGGCCGCTGTCCGGACTGCGACGCGTGGAACTCCTTCGTGGAAGAGCGGCCCGTGGAACCGGCCGCGGGGGGCGCGGGGGCGGGCGGCCACCGCTACTCCCTGCCCGGCGGGACCGGCGGGGCTCGAAAGTATGCCGACATCGAGACGAGCGACGCGGCGCGGCTCACCGTCGGCATCGACGAATTCGATCGGGTGCTCGGAGGCGGCATCGTCCCCGGGTCGCTCGTGCTCCTTGGCGGGGAGCCCGGCATCGGCAAGTCGACGCTGCTGCTGCAGGCGGCCGCCAACGTGGCACGGATGCACGGTCCCGTCCTGTACGCATCGGGCGAGGAGTCGGAGCACCAGGTGAAGTCCCGCGGCGAGCGGCTCGGCGTGGGGGACGCACCGCTCTATCTGCTGGCCGAGACCTGCGTCGAGCGCATCCTCGAGGAGATCGGGCGGGTCCGTCCCCGGCTCCTCGTCGTGGACTCGATCCAGACGGTGTTCTCGCTCAAGTTCCAGTCCGCCCCTGGAAGCATCGGGCAGGTTCGCGAGGCGGCGACGCAGTTCCTGTTCACCGCGAAGGGCCACGACCTGCCCACCTTCCTGGTCGGCCACGTCACCAAGGACGGCGCGCTCGCGGGACCCAAGGTGCTCGAGCACGTCGTGGACACCGTGCTCTATTTCGAGGGCGAGCGGCACCACGCGCACCGCGTCGTTCGCGCGATCAAGAACCGCTTTGGGGCGGTCAGCGAACTCGGCGTGTTCGAGATGACGGGCGGTGGGCTCCGGCCCGTGCCCAACCCGTCCGAACTCTTCCTGGCCGAGCGGCCGACGGCGACCCCCGGCTCCGCGGTGCTGTGCTGCGTGGAAGGCTCGCGGCCGCTGCTGGTGGAGGTCCAGGCGCTGGTCAGCACCGCGACCTACGGCACGGCCCGCCGGATGACCGTCGGCATCGACTCCGGCCGCGTCGCCCTGCTGCTCGCCGTGCTCGAGAAGCGCGCGGGCCTCGTCCTGGTCGGCGAGGACGTCTACGTGAACATCGCCGGCGGGATGAGCGTCGAGGAGCCGGCGGCCGACCTGGCCGTCCTTGCGGCGCTGGCCTCGAGCGTGCGCAACCGACCGATCGCCCAGCGCACGGCCGTCTTCGGCGAGGTGGGCCTGGGCGGCGAGGTGCGAGGCGTGCCGCAGGCGCCGCTTCGGCTGCGCGAGGCGCGCCAGCTCGGGTTCTCGCGCGTCATATTGCCCGCGGCCAATCTCGACGGCGAAAGCCAGGCCGACGCCGACGAGTCCGGCATTGCGCTGGTCGGGGTCCGCCACGTCGGCGAGGCGCTCGATTTACTGCTCGGATAG
- a CDS encoding secondary thiamine-phosphate synthase enzyme YjbQ, whose amino-acid sequence MSGAGSRTPDGPRGWSAGWSSASVRPSTGRLGLEDAVPPAGSLPARADRSRFRRRARPILAHRLLRVATTRPMEIVDLTEGIASAVAGAGLWLGAVSVHTRHTTTGLFVNEHEPQLLLDLEALFERLAPAGAAYAHDDFARRTGPLAPDERRNGHAHCRAMFLRASEIVHVSGGVLALGRWQRVLFVDFDGGQPRQVSLLLQGAGGPDEPR is encoded by the coding sequence ATGTCCGGAGCTGGCTCCAGGACGCCCGACGGGCCGCGAGGCTGGTCCGCCGGGTGGTCTTCGGCCAGTGTCCGCCCGAGCACCGGTCGACTCGGGCTGGAGGACGCCGTGCCGCCCGCCGGTAGCCTGCCGGCCCGCGCTGACCGCTCCCGGTTCCGGCGCCGCGCCCGTCCGATCCTGGCGCACCGTCTCCTGCGCGTAGCGACGACGCGGCCGATGGAGATCGTGGACCTGACCGAGGGGATCGCGTCGGCCGTGGCGGGCGCGGGGCTGTGGCTCGGCGCGGTGTCCGTGCACACGCGGCACACGACGACCGGCCTCTTCGTCAACGAACACGAGCCGCAACTGCTTCTGGACCTCGAAGCGCTCTTCGAACGGCTGGCTCCGGCCGGTGCCGCCTACGCCCACGACGACTTCGCGCGCCGGACGGGTCCGCTCGCTCCGGACGAGCGGCGCAACGGACACGCGCACTGCCGCGCGATGTTCCTTCGGGCTTCCGAGATCGTGCACGTCAGCGGCGGCGTCCTCGCGCTGGGCCGGTGGCAGCGGGTGCTGTTCGTGGACTTCGACGGCGGGCAGCCGCGGCAGGTGTCGCTCCTGCTGCAGGGCGCCGGCGGGCCGGACGAGCCGCGCTGA
- the alr gene encoding alanine racemase produces the protein MTRCTSAAVDLDAIRRNYRALVAYLSGEADVNRSAEAAPAAAPGIIAVVKANAYGHGAVPVARALVEAGASWLAVADIEEGLELRDAGVGGRILVFGALSVSDVDGVFTHGLTPTLSSPGAAAALAAAAAARGVRLACHLKVDTGLNRLGFRFDNLRRTLPAVLAQPALDVEAVSTHYGTADDPEDPLFDTQRMRFDEAVETIRDLGGAVRATHAASSAACLRDSRTWGDFVRPGLLLYGLVPAPLASTLSLRPAMRLTSRVVAVKGIRTGERIGYGGRHLAAAPMTVAVVPAGYADGLDRRLEGRGAALVRGRRAPIVGAVSMDMLTVDVTDIDGVAPGDEVVFLGAQGPAPWQAIDAREMAAWIGTIPYEVLCRLGARVERRYT, from the coding sequence GTGACGCGCTGCACGTCGGCCGCCGTCGATCTCGACGCCATCCGCCGGAACTACCGCGCGCTCGTCGCGTACCTGTCAGGCGAGGCGGACGTCAACCGGAGCGCGGAGGCCGCTCCCGCGGCCGCGCCCGGCATCATCGCCGTCGTGAAGGCCAACGCGTACGGCCACGGCGCCGTCCCCGTGGCGCGCGCCCTGGTCGAGGCGGGCGCTTCGTGGCTCGCGGTGGCCGACATCGAGGAAGGCCTCGAACTGCGCGATGCCGGCGTCGGGGGCCGGATCCTGGTGTTCGGCGCGTTGAGCGTCAGCGACGTCGACGGCGTCTTCACCCATGGCCTCACGCCGACGCTGTCGAGTCCGGGCGCGGCCGCCGCGCTGGCCGCCGCGGCGGCGGCGCGCGGCGTGCGGCTGGCGTGCCACCTCAAGGTGGACACCGGCCTCAATCGGCTGGGGTTCCGGTTCGACAACCTGCGGCGCACGCTGCCCGCCGTGCTGGCCCAGCCGGCGCTCGACGTCGAGGCCGTCTCCACGCACTACGGCACGGCCGACGACCCCGAGGATCCGCTCTTCGACACGCAGCGGATGCGCTTCGACGAGGCGGTCGAGACGATCCGGGACCTTGGCGGCGCCGTGCGCGCCACCCACGCCGCCAGCAGCGCCGCGTGCCTCCGCGATTCGCGGACGTGGGGCGACTTCGTGCGGCCGGGGCTGCTGCTGTACGGGCTGGTGCCCGCGCCGCTGGCGTCCACGCTCTCACTGCGGCCGGCGATGCGCCTGACGAGCCGCGTCGTGGCCGTGAAGGGGATCAGGACAGGTGAGCGCATCGGCTACGGCGGACGGCACCTCGCCGCCGCGCCGATGACGGTGGCCGTCGTCCCGGCCGGCTACGCCGACGGATTGGACCGGCGGCTCGAAGGTCGCGGGGCCGCGCTGGTCAGGGGACGGCGGGCGCCGATCGTGGGCGCGGTCAGCATGGACATGTTGACGGTGGACGTCACGGACATCGACGGCGTGGCGCCCGGGGACGAAGTCGTCTTCCTCGGCGCGCAGGGGCCGGCGCCGTGGCAGGCCATCGACGCCCGCGAGATGGCCGCCTGGATCGGGACGATTCCGTACGAGGTGCTCTGCCGCCTGGGGGCCCGCGTGGAGCGCCGGTACACGTGA
- the dnaB gene encoding replicative DNA helicase gives MPDAVASPAERTLPHNLDAERSVLGAILLDNEAFNTAVAIVTPPAFFRDAHRRIFDKMIDLVERRTAIDFVTLREELARAGELEDVGGPAYLASLVDGVPRATNVEYYAKIVKEKATLRNLIFAANKIAATAYEADQDADLILDDAEGAIFAVAEDRVKAGFVPMRQLVQESFPKIEKLFEHQSYITGVGTHLPDLDKMTRGFQPGDLVIVAARPSMGKTSLVLNVCQHVATHAAPGGLPRQGVAGVFSLEMSKEQLFMRMLASEAKIDSFRLLSGQIGQREYGQITHAMETLAEAQLFVDDSAGIGVLEMRAKARRLQAEHGLDILAVDYVQLMTARGKSENRTLELAAISRSLKGLAKELSVPIIVLSQLSRAPEARSDKRPMLSDLRESGALEQDADVVIMIFREEMYKVDRSVPAETDGIAELIIAKQRNGPTGTVKTAFLAGQTKFMPLAPGM, from the coding sequence ATGCCCGACGCCGTCGCTTCGCCCGCCGAACGCACGCTCCCGCACAACCTCGACGCCGAGCGGTCCGTACTCGGCGCCATCCTGCTGGACAACGAGGCGTTCAACACGGCCGTCGCCATCGTCACGCCGCCGGCCTTCTTCCGCGACGCCCACCGGCGCATCTTCGACAAGATGATCGACCTCGTCGAGCGCCGGACCGCGATCGATTTCGTGACGCTGCGCGAGGAGCTGGCCCGCGCGGGCGAACTCGAGGACGTGGGCGGCCCGGCCTACCTCGCCTCGCTCGTCGACGGCGTTCCGCGCGCGACCAACGTCGAGTACTACGCGAAGATCGTCAAGGAGAAGGCCACCCTCAGGAACCTGATCTTCGCCGCGAACAAGATCGCGGCCACCGCCTACGAGGCCGATCAGGACGCGGATCTGATCCTCGACGACGCCGAGGGGGCGATCTTCGCGGTGGCCGAGGACCGCGTGAAGGCCGGCTTCGTGCCGATGCGGCAGCTCGTGCAGGAGAGCTTCCCGAAGATCGAGAAGCTGTTCGAGCACCAGTCGTACATCACCGGCGTCGGCACCCACCTGCCGGACCTCGACAAGATGACGCGCGGCTTCCAGCCGGGCGACCTGGTCATCGTGGCCGCCCGGCCGTCGATGGGCAAGACCAGCCTCGTGCTGAACGTGTGCCAGCACGTGGCGACCCACGCCGCGCCCGGCGGCCTGCCGCGCCAGGGCGTCGCCGGCGTGTTCAGCCTCGAGATGTCGAAAGAGCAGCTGTTCATGCGCATGCTCGCCTCGGAGGCGAAGATCGACAGCTTCCGGCTGCTCAGCGGGCAGATCGGCCAGCGGGAGTACGGCCAGATCACGCACGCGATGGAGACGCTGGCCGAGGCGCAGCTCTTCGTGGACGATTCGGCCGGCATCGGCGTCCTCGAGATGCGGGCGAAGGCCCGCCGGCTGCAGGCCGAACACGGCCTCGACATCCTCGCCGTGGACTACGTGCAGCTGATGACGGCGCGCGGGAAGTCCGAAAACCGCACGCTGGAGTTGGCCGCCATCTCGCGGTCGCTCAAGGGGCTGGCCAAGGAACTGAGCGTGCCGATCATCGTGCTGTCGCAGCTGTCGCGCGCGCCAGAAGCACGCTCGGACAAACGGCCGATGCTCTCCGACCTGCGCGAGTCCGGCGCCCTCGAGCAGGACGCGGATGTCGTCATCATGATCTTCCGCGAGGAGATGTACAAGGTCGACCGGTCCGTGCCGGCCGAAACCGACGGCATCGCCGAGCTCATCATCGCCAAGCAGCGCAACGGCCCGACGGGCACCGTGAAGACCGCCTTCCTCGCGGGGCAGACGAAGTTCATGCCCCTGGCGCCTGGCATGTGA
- the rplI gene encoding 50S ribosomal protein L9, giving the protein MEVILRDHVDHLGSRGEIVNVADGYARNYLLPRKLALLATEGNKKRVARERKIAEAREAEERAASEAIATRLTALELTFARRVGETEQLYGSVTSQDIADAVKAKGFEIDRRKILLPDAIKALGEFDVPVKLHREVTAQLKVVVTKE; this is encoded by the coding sequence ATGGAAGTCATCCTCCGCGACCACGTGGACCACCTGGGCTCGCGCGGCGAGATCGTGAACGTCGCCGACGGCTACGCCCGAAACTACCTCCTTCCCCGGAAGCTGGCGCTGCTGGCCACCGAGGGGAACAAGAAGCGGGTCGCCCGCGAGCGGAAGATCGCCGAGGCCCGCGAGGCGGAAGAGCGCGCCGCCTCCGAGGCGATCGCCACCCGCCTGACCGCACTCGAACTCACGTTCGCCCGCCGGGTCGGCGAGACCGAGCAGCTCTACGGCTCGGTGACCAGCCAGGACATCGCCGACGCCGTGAAGGCGAAGGGGTTCGAGATCGACCGGCGGAAGATCCTGCTCCCCGACGCCATCAAGGCGCTGGGCGAGTTCGACGTGCCCGTGAAGCTCCACCGCGAAGTCACCGCGCAGCTCAAGGTGGTGGTGACGAAGGAGTAA
- the rpsR gene encoding 30S ribosomal protein S18: MFRRRKVCKFCAERVDDINYKDVRMLSGFVPERGKVLPRRISGTCALHQRKLRTAIMRARQIALLPYVTD, encoded by the coding sequence ATGTTCCGCCGCCGCAAGGTGTGCAAGTTCTGCGCGGAGCGCGTGGACGACATCAATTACAAGGACGTCCGGATGCTGTCCGGCTTCGTCCCCGAGCGCGGCAAGGTGCTGCCGCGCCGCATTTCCGGGACCTGCGCGCTGCACCAGCGCAAGCTGCGGACGGCGATCATGCGGGCGCGCCAGATTGCCCTCCTGCCGTACGTGACGGACTAG
- the rpsF gene encoding 30S ribosomal protein S6: MSARKYELIYVLRPEVTEAEAAEMQSQVEAVIARVGGTLEKTDVWGRRKLAYDIGKHKEGFYVLHVIVGTGELMKEIDRRFRVTEGLLRHLIVRVDESERKADRAKTIRVEDSRRRRVARGLPPDRQPGEGPQSQENDEDERDGYEPAEA; the protein is encoded by the coding sequence ATGAGCGCACGGAAGTACGAACTGATCTACGTCTTGCGGCCGGAAGTGACCGAGGCCGAGGCGGCCGAGATGCAATCACAGGTCGAGGCCGTCATCGCCCGCGTCGGCGGCACGCTCGAGAAGACCGACGTGTGGGGCCGGCGGAAGCTGGCCTACGACATCGGCAAGCACAAGGAAGGCTTCTACGTGCTCCACGTGATCGTGGGCACGGGCGAGCTGATGAAGGAGATCGATCGCCGGTTCCGCGTGACCGAGGGGCTGCTGCGCCACCTCATCGTCCGCGTGGACGAGTCCGAACGGAAGGCCGATCGCGCCAAGACGATTCGCGTGGAGGATTCGCGCCGGCGTCGCGTCGCCCGCGGCCTGCCGCCCGATCGGCAGCCGGGTGAAGGGCCCCAGTCGCAGGAGAACGACGAGGACGAGCGCGACGGCTACGAGCCGGCGGAGGCATAG
- the pth gene encoding aminoacyl-tRNA hydrolase produces MKLLVGLGNPGDRYADTRHNVGFQVIDVLARRWSVDQWRDQQQALVARVRDGVEPVLLAKPMTFMNASGESVAGLSAFYKVPVGDVLVVLDEAALPLGRLRAGRGGSDGGHNGLKSVIARLGTRDVPRLRIGVGRGDGRRDLADHVLGRFTEDERKSVEAAVLRAADAAVMFVTEGIERVMNAFNAANEQDPGSVA; encoded by the coding sequence GTGAAGCTCCTCGTCGGCCTCGGGAATCCCGGCGACCGGTACGCGGACACGCGTCACAACGTCGGGTTCCAGGTGATCGACGTCCTCGCCCGGCGCTGGTCGGTGGACCAGTGGCGGGATCAGCAACAGGCGCTCGTCGCCAGGGTGCGGGATGGCGTGGAGCCGGTGCTCCTGGCCAAGCCCATGACGTTCATGAACGCCAGCGGCGAATCCGTGGCCGGGCTGTCGGCGTTCTACAAGGTGCCCGTGGGCGACGTGCTCGTCGTGTTGGACGAGGCGGCGCTGCCGCTGGGCCGGCTGCGGGCCGGGCGCGGAGGCAGCGACGGCGGCCACAACGGGCTGAAGTCCGTCATCGCGAGACTGGGCACGCGGGACGTGCCCCGGCTGCGGATCGGCGTCGGCCGGGGAGATGGCCGGCGGGATTTGGCGGATCACGTCCTCGGGCGGTTCACCGAGGACGAGCGGAAATCGGTGGAGGCGGCCGTGCTGCGGGCCGCCGATGCCGCGGTGATGTTCGTCACCGAGGGCATCGAGCGCGTGATGAACGCGTTCAACGCAGCCAACGAGCAGGACCCCGGGTCCGTCGCATGA
- a CDS encoding 50S ribosomal protein L25, producing MEATLEAVKRTGKGKNEARRLRAAGQVPAVVYGAQKAGDDVAPVQVAVSPKEMMRILHSASGVNTLITLNVPGESTQKVLVREFQLDPISQKLLHADFYRVNLERKLSVSVPVVLHGEPRGVKQQGGILEFLHKEVEVECLPTAIPEHIDLDVSELELGQAVYVRDIATNASWTAQTEGDVMLVHVVAPRAAAAETADAAAAPAAAAEPEVAKKGKADKEGDDKDKPKK from the coding sequence ATGGAAGCGACACTGGAAGCGGTCAAGCGGACGGGCAAGGGCAAGAACGAGGCGCGGCGGCTGCGCGCAGCGGGCCAGGTGCCGGCCGTGGTCTACGGCGCGCAGAAGGCGGGCGACGACGTGGCGCCCGTGCAGGTGGCGGTCAGCCCGAAGGAGATGATGCGCATCCTCCACTCGGCGTCCGGCGTCAACACGCTCATCACGCTGAACGTGCCCGGCGAGAGCACCCAGAAGGTGCTCGTGCGCGAGTTCCAGCTGGACCCGATCTCGCAGAAGCTGCTGCACGCGGACTTCTACCGGGTGAACCTGGAGCGGAAGCTCTCGGTCAGCGTCCCGGTCGTGCTCCACGGCGAGCCGCGGGGCGTGAAGCAGCAGGGGGGCATCCTCGAGTTCCTGCACAAGGAAGTCGAGGTCGAGTGCCTGCCGACGGCCATTCCCGAGCACATCGACCTGGATGTCAGCGAGCTGGAGCTCGGCCAGGCGGTCTACGTGCGGGACATCGCCACCAACGCCTCGTGGACGGCGCAGACCGAGGGTGACGTGATGCTGGTCCACGTCGTGGCGCCGCGCGCCGCTGCGGCCGAGACCGCCGATGCGGCCGCCGCGCCCGCGGCGGCCGCGGAGCCCGAGGTCGCGAAGAAGGGCAAGGCCGACAAGGAAGGCGACGACAAGGACAAGCCCAAGAAGTGA
- a CDS encoding ribose-phosphate pyrophosphokinase → MPQTGFGDLKVFSGSAHPRLAREIAQFLGVPLGQARLRRFPDTEVSFQIDENIRGTDVFLVQPTCSPVDQHLVELLIMIDAFRRSSAARITAVLPYYGYARQDRKDKPRVPISAKLVANVIAAAGAHRVLTMDLHKAQIQAFFDIPVDHLFAAPVIIDHLSRQDFPKLTIVAPDAGGAERARAYAKRLDAELAVIDKRRSPDDGSAEVMNVIGDIRGRTCVIADDIIDTAGTIQKAAQALKDAGADRVLACAVHGVLSGPALERIEKSPLDRLIVTNTIPLEEKKEKCGKIFELSVARLLGQAIRSIHEETSVSSLFV, encoded by the coding sequence ATGCCACAGACCGGCTTCGGGGATCTCAAAGTCTTCTCGGGGAGCGCGCATCCGCGGCTCGCCCGCGAGATCGCGCAGTTCCTGGGCGTGCCGCTCGGTCAGGCGCGCCTGCGGCGCTTCCCGGACACCGAGGTCTCGTTCCAGATCGACGAGAACATCCGCGGCACCGACGTGTTCCTCGTTCAGCCCACCTGCTCGCCAGTCGACCAGCACCTGGTCGAGCTCCTCATCATGATCGACGCGTTCCGCCGCTCGTCGGCGGCGCGCATCACGGCGGTCCTGCCGTACTACGGCTACGCCCGGCAGGATCGGAAGGACAAGCCGAGGGTGCCCATCTCGGCCAAGCTCGTCGCGAACGTGATCGCGGCGGCCGGCGCCCACCGCGTGCTGACGATGGACCTGCACAAGGCCCAGATTCAGGCGTTCTTCGACATCCCGGTCGATCACCTGTTCGCGGCTCCCGTCATCATCGACCACCTGTCCAGGCAGGACTTCCCGAAGCTGACCATCGTGGCGCCCGACGCCGGCGGCGCCGAGCGCGCCCGGGCCTACGCCAAGCGCCTGGACGCCGAACTGGCCGTCATCGACAAGCGGCGCAGCCCGGACGACGGGTCGGCCGAGGTCATGAACGTCATCGGCGACATCCGCGGCCGCACGTGCGTGATCGCCGACGACATCATCGACACGGCGGGCACCATCCAGAAGGCGGCGCAGGCGCTCAAGGACGCCGGCGCCGACCGCGTGCTCGCGTGCGCCGTGCACGGCGTGCTCTCGGGGCCGGCGCTCGAGCGCATCGAGAAGTCGCCGCTCGACCGGCTGATCGTGACCAACACGATCCCGCTCGAGGAGAAGAAAGAGAAGTGCGGCAAGATCTTCGAGCTGTCGGTGGCGCGCCTGCTGGGGCAGGCCATCCGCAGCATCCACGAAGAGACATCGGTTTCCTCACTGTTCGTGTAG
- the ispE gene encoding 4-(cytidine 5'-diphospho)-2-C-methyl-D-erythritol kinase — protein sequence MAPRVITTRAFAKVNLDLRLVGLLPDGYHDVRTVLQTIRLHDTLCLRRTRGPFVIECDTPGVPVDARNLVWKAAALLHAVVRGGSGEPRGLHVQLRKRIPAEAGLGGGSSDAAAMLVATSHLWRLGLDLPTLSRLGARLGADVPFFLSGGTAMGVGRGDDVSPLVEPPPSWVVLVCPEFGVSTAEAYRWYDEDAHGRARRPARRLPADWPAWAVGVGNDLEGPVARRHPRIRHAVRALTRQGSVYAAMSGSGSAVFGVFGDRESAAAAERRLTADGWRAILTRTVSRAAVRREQRRALAGG from the coding sequence ATGGCGCCTCGGGTGATCACGACGCGCGCGTTCGCCAAGGTCAACCTCGACCTGCGCCTGGTCGGGCTGCTGCCCGACGGCTATCACGATGTCCGCACCGTGCTGCAGACGATCCGGCTGCACGACACGCTGTGCCTCCGCCGCACGCGCGGCCCGTTCGTGATCGAGTGCGACACGCCGGGCGTGCCCGTGGACGCCCGGAACCTCGTATGGAAAGCCGCGGCGCTCCTCCATGCCGTCGTCCGCGGCGGGAGCGGCGAGCCCCGCGGGCTGCACGTCCAGCTCAGGAAGCGGATCCCGGCCGAAGCGGGTCTCGGCGGCGGCAGCAGCGATGCCGCCGCGATGCTGGTCGCCACCTCCCATCTGTGGCGACTGGGGCTGGATCTGCCAACGCTGTCGCGGCTGGGCGCGCGGCTGGGCGCCGATGTCCCGTTCTTTCTCTCGGGCGGCACCGCGATGGGCGTGGGCCGCGGCGACGACGTCTCGCCCCTGGTGGAGCCGCCGCCGTCCTGGGTGGTCCTGGTCTGCCCGGAATTCGGCGTGTCCACAGCCGAGGCCTACCGTTGGTACGACGAGGACGCCCACGGCCGGGCCCGACGGCCGGCGCGGCGGCTGCCCGCGGACTGGCCGGCGTGGGCCGTCGGGGTCGGGAACGATCTGGAAGGGCCCGTGGCCCGGCGCCATCCCCGGATCCGACACGCCGTGAGGGCGTTGACTCGCCAGGGCTCGGTCTACGCGGCGATGTCCGGGAGCGGCTCGGCCGTATTCGGCGTGTTCGGCGACCGGGAGTCCGCCGCCGCGGCGGAGCGGCGCCTGACCGCGGACGGCTGGCGGGCCATCCTCACCAGGACCGTGTCGCGGGCCGCGGTCCGGAGGGAGCAGCGCCGCGCCCTTGCCGGCGGCTGA